The following are encoded in a window of Streptomyces sp. Go-475 genomic DNA:
- the leuE gene encoding leucine efflux protein LeuE, producing MFGVIDLPTYLAGLVLIVLLPGPNSLYVLSVAARRGVRAGYTAAAGVWCGDTVLMTLSAAGVASLLQANAVLFGIVKYAGAGYLAWLALGMLRAAWGMWRTRGERPAGGEAPAPAGERPFRRAFVVSLFNPKAILFFVAFFVQFVDPGYAYPALSFVVLGALAQIASVLYLSALIFGGTRLAAAFRRRRRLSAGATSAAGALFLGFAVKLSLASA from the coding sequence ATGTTCGGTGTCATCGATCTGCCCACCTATCTGGCGGGCCTCGTCCTGATCGTCCTGCTGCCCGGTCCCAACTCGCTGTACGTGCTGTCCGTGGCCGCCCGCCGGGGCGTGCGGGCCGGGTACACGGCCGCCGCCGGAGTCTGGTGCGGGGACACGGTGCTGATGACGCTGTCCGCGGCCGGCGTCGCCTCGCTGCTGCAGGCGAACGCCGTGCTGTTCGGGATCGTGAAGTACGCCGGGGCCGGCTATCTGGCGTGGCTGGCCCTCGGCATGCTGCGGGCCGCGTGGGGCATGTGGCGGACGCGCGGGGAGCGGCCCGCCGGCGGTGAGGCTCCCGCGCCCGCCGGGGAGCGGCCCTTCCGGCGCGCCTTCGTCGTCAGCCTGTTCAACCCCAAGGCGATCCTCTTCTTCGTCGCCTTCTTCGTGCAGTTCGTGGACCCCGGGTACGCGTATCCGGCCCTGTCCTTCGTCGTCCTCGGCGCCCTCGCCCAGATCGCCAGCGTGCTGTACCTCAGCGCGCTGATATTCGGCGGCACGAGGCTGGCCGCCGCCTTCCGCCGCCGCAGGCGCCTGTCGGCCGGGGCGACCTCGGCGGCCGGGGCGCTGTTCCTGGGCTTCGCCGTGAAGCTGTCGCTGGCGAGCGCGTAG
- a CDS encoding TetR/AcrR family transcriptional regulator translates to MSTERREPLDRRRVADTALRLLNEVGLDGLTLRAIARELDVKAPALYWHFKDKQALLDEMATEMYRRMVAGTALDPADTWRERLLKANHGLRAALLGYRDGAKVFSGSRFTGIEHAGQMEDNLRLLTAAGFSLPQAARALTTAYLYTLGFVTEEQGVHPLPGERRAGYDMDERARLMADFPLSAQAGAEIFENYDRHFEEGLALVIEGIGARYGVS, encoded by the coding sequence GTGAGTACGGAACGACGCGAGCCCCTGGACCGCCGACGGGTCGCGGACACCGCGCTGCGGCTGCTGAACGAGGTGGGCCTGGACGGCCTGACCCTGCGCGCCATCGCCCGGGAACTGGACGTGAAGGCGCCCGCCCTCTACTGGCACTTCAAGGACAAACAGGCGCTGCTGGACGAGATGGCGACGGAGATGTACCGCCGGATGGTCGCCGGGACCGCGCTCGACCCCGCCGACACCTGGCGGGAGCGGCTGCTGAAGGCGAACCACGGGCTGCGCGCGGCCCTGCTGGGCTACCGGGACGGCGCGAAGGTGTTCAGCGGCTCACGCTTCACCGGCATCGAGCACGCCGGGCAGATGGAGGACAACCTGCGCCTGCTCACGGCCGCCGGCTTCAGCCTCCCCCAGGCGGCCCGCGCCCTCACCACGGCCTACCTGTACACGCTGGGCTTCGTCACCGAGGAGCAGGGCGTGCACCCCCTGCCCGGGGAGCGCCGCGCGGGCTACGACATGGACGAACGCGCCCGCCTGATGGCCGACTTTCCCTTGTCGGCCCAGGCGGGCGCGGAGATCTTCGAGAACTACGACCGGCACTTCGAGGAGGGACTCGCCCTCGTGATCGAGGGGATCGGGGCGCGCTACGGCGTCTCATGA
- a CDS encoding alpha-2,8-polysialyltransferase family protein, protein MPGTTQIFCASTLYGVATLAAAIDSDLFEEPDRRVLLVFNNSATPETTPALDEMPGFEPLRSHFDDVLSWNEAIRPFHPGAWTPRSDDVPLFERYLRMLWGLGDDRVSLVLESIQVAPALTVAQLFTDAPIDVYADGLMSYGPTRNKLDPLVGTRVRRLLHLDLVPGLTPMLLTEFGVPARLVPSPAFLKVLGEVTETVPELPDLPGDSALLLGQYLSALNILSPEEEEDLHVRMMRGAVARGHRTVVFKPHPTAPARYSRALETEAEKLGVDLTVLDTPVLAEVLFDRARPALVVGCFSTALFTASAFYDLPAARIGTELLLERLTPYQNSNRVPTTLADALLPDLESDEDGDVLPAERLPGLLTAVGFTMQPQIYPELREQAEQFLARHLGPRTRRYFKKRRLTALGLPGGIPQRLAFLPRNSTARRVVRRARALRKAVRR, encoded by the coding sequence ATGCCCGGGACCACTCAGATCTTCTGCGCCTCGACGCTGTACGGCGTCGCCACCCTGGCCGCCGCGATCGACTCGGACCTCTTCGAGGAGCCGGACCGCCGGGTGCTGCTGGTGTTCAACAACTCCGCGACCCCGGAGACCACCCCGGCCCTCGACGAGATGCCGGGCTTCGAGCCGCTGCGCTCGCACTTCGACGACGTCCTGTCCTGGAACGAGGCCATCCGCCCCTTCCACCCCGGGGCCTGGACACCGCGCTCGGACGACGTCCCGCTGTTCGAGCGCTATCTGCGGATGCTGTGGGGCCTCGGCGACGACCGCGTCAGCCTGGTCCTGGAGTCCATCCAGGTGGCGCCCGCGCTCACGGTGGCCCAGCTGTTCACCGACGCCCCCATCGACGTCTACGCCGACGGGCTGATGAGCTACGGCCCCACGCGCAACAAGCTCGACCCGCTGGTCGGCACCCGCGTGCGGCGGCTGCTGCACCTCGATCTGGTGCCGGGGCTCACGCCGATGCTGCTGACCGAGTTCGGCGTGCCGGCGCGGCTGGTGCCCTCGCCCGCGTTCCTGAAGGTGCTGGGCGAGGTCACCGAGACGGTGCCGGAGCTGCCCGACCTGCCCGGCGACTCGGCGCTGCTGCTCGGCCAGTACCTGTCGGCGCTGAACATCCTCTCCCCCGAGGAGGAAGAGGACCTGCACGTGCGGATGATGCGGGGCGCCGTCGCCCGCGGCCACCGCACGGTCGTCTTCAAGCCCCACCCGACCGCCCCGGCCCGCTACAGCCGCGCCCTGGAGACCGAGGCCGAGAAGCTCGGCGTCGACCTCACGGTGCTGGACACGCCCGTCCTCGCCGAGGTCCTCTTCGACCGCGCCCGGCCCGCCCTGGTCGTCGGCTGCTTCTCCACCGCCCTGTTCACGGCGTCGGCCTTCTACGACCTGCCGGCCGCCCGCATCGGCACCGAGCTGCTGCTGGAGCGGCTGACGCCCTACCAGAACAGCAACCGCGTCCCCACCACCCTGGCGGACGCGCTGCTGCCCGACCTGGAGAGCGACGAGGACGGCGACGTGCTGCCGGCCGAGCGGCTGCCCGGCCTGCTCACCGCCGTCGGATTCACCATGCAGCCGCAGATCTATCCGGAGCTGCGGGAACAGGCCGAGCAGTTCCTCGCCCGGCATCTCGGCCCGCGCACCCGGCGCTACTTCAAGAAGCGGCGCCTCACCGCGCTCGGACTGCCCGGCGGAATTCCGCAGCGGCTGGCGTTCCTGCCCCGCAATTCCACGGCACGCCGGGTGGTCCGGCGGGCCCGGGCACTGCGCAAGGCGGTACGCCGCTGA
- a CDS encoding class I SAM-dependent methyltransferase has product MTNAQATDKLPGELADVPGWFPPLDQMLFTWFLEQQKKQGMTGDLLELGVYMGKSAILLGHHLQDGEKFTVCDLFEGEAPDGANKAESQKSYASLTRQAFERNYLSFHDTLPTVIAGPSSLVSEKVAPNTCRFIHIDASHLYEHVHGDIGAAHDILRPDGIVVLDDFRSEHTPGVSVAAWEAVLNRGLRPICLSTQKLYGTWGDPEPLQEELLAMLRQRSDVGLSVQEAAGHRLVRARSRGMKPPSFPPSRHYVEPAPAPAPAPAATESRAARPARPAPSRARKLAKDLLPPVVTRAVQRARAKRA; this is encoded by the coding sequence ATGACCAACGCACAAGCGACCGACAAGCTCCCCGGTGAACTCGCCGACGTCCCGGGCTGGTTCCCGCCGCTGGACCAGATGCTGTTCACCTGGTTCCTCGAGCAGCAGAAGAAGCAGGGGATGACCGGCGACCTGCTGGAACTGGGCGTCTACATGGGCAAGAGCGCCATCCTGCTCGGCCACCACCTCCAGGACGGCGAGAAGTTCACGGTCTGCGACCTGTTCGAGGGCGAGGCCCCGGACGGCGCCAACAAGGCGGAGTCGCAGAAGTCGTACGCCTCGCTGACCCGGCAGGCCTTCGAGCGGAACTACCTCTCCTTCCACGACACCCTGCCCACGGTGATCGCGGGCCCCAGCTCCCTGGTGTCCGAGAAGGTGGCCCCGAACACCTGCCGCTTCATCCACATCGACGCCTCGCACCTGTACGAGCACGTGCACGGCGACATCGGCGCGGCCCACGACATCCTGCGGCCCGACGGCATCGTGGTCCTCGACGACTTCCGCTCCGAGCACACCCCGGGTGTCTCGGTCGCCGCCTGGGAGGCCGTCCTCAACCGCGGCCTGCGCCCGATCTGCCTCAGCACGCAGAAGCTGTACGGCACCTGGGGCGACCCCGAGCCGCTCCAGGAGGAACTGCTCGCCATGCTGCGGCAGCGCTCGGACGTCGGTCTGAGCGTGCAGGAGGCGGCCGGTCACCGGTTGGTCCGCGCCCGCTCCAGGGGCATGAAGCCGCCGTCGTTCCCGCCCTCCCGGCACTACGTGGAGCCCGCGCCGGCACCGGCCCCCGCCCCCGCGGCCACCGAGTCCCGCGCGGCGCGCCCGGCCCGGCCCGCCCCCTCCCGGGCCCGCAAGCTCGCCAAGGACCTGCTGCCGCCCGTGGTCACCCGGGCCGTGCAGCGGGCCCGGGCGAAGCGGGCCTGA
- a CDS encoding L,D-transpeptidase family protein — MGRAIAVAAAVLAVVTGCTVQPQDGEGKRRPPVHIELPSGTPSPARTPDGGGPAGGAPAPPGDDRPRAAPRVLWSRGDTGRDVRELQARLRQVAWLFDGPTGTYDEPTEKAVSGFQGKRGLPRTGKTDTVTWQRLLGMTREPGTWDLYLMGGQPADPPDPRCATGRVLCVDKTSRTLRWMIDGRTLSTMAVRFGSEYTPTREGVFSVYWKSRDHVSTLYDSPMPYAMFFSGGQAVHYSADFAARGYAGASHGCVNVRDEAAIAGLYAQVRTGDKVVVSR; from the coding sequence ATGGGGAGAGCGATCGCGGTGGCGGCCGCCGTACTGGCCGTGGTGACCGGCTGTACGGTGCAGCCGCAGGACGGCGAGGGCAAGCGCCGGCCGCCGGTGCACATCGAGCTCCCCAGCGGCACCCCGTCCCCGGCCCGCACGCCCGACGGTGGCGGACCGGCCGGCGGCGCGCCCGCCCCACCCGGTGACGACCGGCCCCGCGCCGCGCCCCGCGTGCTGTGGTCCCGCGGCGACACCGGCCGGGACGTCCGCGAACTCCAGGCCCGTTTGCGGCAGGTCGCCTGGCTCTTCGACGGGCCGACCGGGACGTACGACGAGCCGACGGAGAAGGCGGTCAGCGGCTTCCAGGGCAAGCGCGGGCTGCCGCGCACCGGGAAGACCGACACGGTCACGTGGCAGCGGCTGCTGGGCATGACGCGCGAGCCCGGCACGTGGGACCTGTACCTGATGGGCGGGCAGCCCGCGGACCCGCCGGACCCGCGCTGCGCGACCGGCCGGGTGCTGTGCGTCGACAAGACCAGCAGGACACTGCGCTGGATGATCGACGGCCGGACCCTGTCGACGATGGCGGTCCGCTTCGGCTCCGAGTACACGCCGACCCGCGAGGGCGTCTTCTCCGTCTACTGGAAGTCCCGCGACCACGTGTCGACGCTCTACGACTCCCCGATGCCCTACGCGATGTTCTTCAGCGGCGGCCAGGCCGTGCACTACTCGGCGGACTTCGCCGCCCGGGGCTACGCGGGCGCCTCGCACGGCTGCGTCAACGTACGGGACGAGGCGGCGATCGCCGGCCTGTACGCGCAGGTGCGCACTGGCGACAAGGTCGTCGTGTCCCGGTGA
- a CDS encoding extensin — translation MADEQYRWLDRETAERLLSGEPPEAVDGAARGEAERLARVLGALSASPPLTSEELPGEAAAVAAFRKARAERADIGAASTAGGGRASGEAADTGLVRIGAPSRRGSGDVRRPRRARPARLALAAALAVGMVGGVAVAAGTGVLRAPFGGAEPGPGASVSTGATPDERPLMSPSPSEAPQGGSTPDDDTRDGTSTGGAGGTGGTGGSGRGEARDGAGPKSDPGHRGGGSGGSRRELAASCRDLRDGKRLDAGRKRALRDAAGDTRVWRYCERVLSEADPGAAERNGGRPDKGGHGFRDGGRGEERREGGKQGGEKGSGKQERSERKAGERAGKKDGGADEGNRGRATRSLGPLRPAVSSSVKISWPRV, via the coding sequence ATGGCCGACGAGCAGTACAGGTGGCTGGACCGCGAAACGGCGGAACGTCTGCTGAGCGGAGAGCCACCGGAAGCTGTCGACGGCGCCGCCCGCGGCGAGGCCGAACGGCTCGCCAGGGTGCTGGGCGCACTGTCCGCCTCACCCCCGCTGACCAGCGAGGAACTCCCCGGCGAGGCCGCGGCGGTGGCCGCCTTTCGCAAGGCGCGCGCGGAACGCGCCGACATCGGTGCGGCCTCCACGGCCGGCGGAGGAAGAGCCTCCGGTGAGGCCGCCGACACCGGGCTGGTCCGGATCGGCGCCCCCAGCCGCCGTGGCTCCGGCGATGTCCGGCGGCCCCGCCGGGCCCGTCCCGCGCGCCTCGCACTGGCCGCCGCGCTGGCCGTCGGCATGGTCGGCGGCGTCGCCGTCGCGGCCGGAACCGGAGTGCTGAGGGCACCGTTCGGCGGCGCGGAGCCCGGCCCGGGCGCCTCCGTCTCGACCGGGGCCACTCCTGACGAGCGCCCACTGATGTCCCCCTCGCCGAGCGAGGCACCGCAGGGCGGGTCCACCCCCGACGACGACACCCGGGACGGCACCTCGACCGGCGGCGCAGGCGGCACCGGAGGCACCGGCGGCTCCGGGCGGGGCGAGGCGCGCGACGGCGCGGGCCCCAAGTCCGACCCCGGCCACCGGGGAGGCGGCTCCGGCGGCAGCCGGCGGGAGCTCGCGGCCTCCTGCCGCGACCTGCGCGACGGCAAGCGGCTGGACGCCGGCCGCAAGCGCGCGCTGCGGGACGCGGCAGGCGACACCCGGGTGTGGCGGTACTGCGAGCGCGTCCTGTCCGAGGCCGACCCCGGCGCGGCTGAGCGGAACGGCGGGCGTCCGGACAAGGGCGGCCACGGGTTCCGGGACGGCGGCCGGGGCGAGGAGCGCCGGGAGGGCGGGAAGCAGGGCGGCGAGAAGGGCAGCGGGAAGCAGGAGCGGTCCGAGCGGAAGGCCGGCGAAAGGGCCGGGAAGAAGGACGGCGGGGCCGACGAGGGGAACCGCGGCCGGGCCACGCGCTCGCTCGGACCCCTCCGACCTGCGGTTTCGTCCTCCGTGAAAATCTCCTGGCCGAGGGTGTGA
- a CDS encoding methylmalonyl-CoA mutase family protein, translating to MARESESGLPIEPVYGPEALAGWDPAEKLGEPGAYPYTRGVYPTMYTGRPWTMRQYAGFGTAAESNARYRQLIAHGTTGLSVAFDLPTQMGHDSDAPLAHGEVGKVGVAVDSIDDMRVLFDGIPLDQVSTSMTINAPAALLLLLYQLVAEEQGVRADQLTGTIQNDVLKEYIARGTYIFPPKPSLRLTADIFQYCRAEIPRWNTISISGYHMAEAGASPAQEIAFTLADGIEYVRTAVAAGMDVDDFAPRLSFFFVARTTILEEVAKFRAARRIWARVMREEFGARNPKSLMLRFHTQTAGVQLTAQQPEVNLVRVAVQGLAAVLGGTQSLHTNSFDEAIALPTDKSARLALRTQQVLAHETDVTATVDPFAGSYAVERMTDDVEAAAVELMAKVEELGGAVGAIERGFQKNEIERNAYRIARETDSGERVVVGLNRFQLDEEEPYEPLRVDPAIEARQAERLAALRAERDRPAVDAALAALKKTAEGDDNVLYPMREALRNRATVGEVCNALRGVWGAYAPSDAF from the coding sequence ATGGCGCGTGAGTCGGAATCCGGACTGCCCATCGAGCCGGTCTACGGTCCGGAGGCCCTGGCGGGCTGGGATCCGGCGGAGAAGCTGGGGGAGCCGGGGGCGTACCCGTACACGCGGGGGGTGTACCCGACGATGTACACCGGCCGTCCGTGGACGATGCGCCAGTACGCCGGCTTCGGCACGGCGGCGGAGTCCAACGCCCGCTACCGGCAGCTGATCGCCCACGGCACGACGGGCCTGTCGGTCGCCTTCGACCTGCCCACCCAGATGGGCCACGACTCCGACGCCCCGCTCGCGCACGGCGAGGTCGGCAAGGTGGGCGTCGCCGTCGACTCGATCGACGACATGCGGGTGCTGTTCGACGGCATCCCGCTGGACCAGGTCTCCACGTCGATGACGATCAACGCCCCGGCGGCGCTGCTGCTGCTCCTGTACCAGCTGGTGGCGGAGGAGCAGGGGGTACGGGCCGACCAGCTCACCGGCACCATCCAGAACGACGTGCTCAAGGAGTACATCGCCCGCGGCACGTACATCTTCCCGCCGAAGCCCTCGCTGCGCCTGACCGCCGACATCTTCCAGTACTGCCGGGCCGAGATCCCGAGGTGGAACACGATCTCGATCTCCGGCTACCACATGGCCGAGGCGGGCGCGTCCCCCGCGCAGGAGATCGCGTTCACCCTCGCCGACGGCATCGAGTACGTCCGTACGGCGGTCGCGGCCGGCATGGACGTGGACGACTTCGCCCCGCGCCTGTCCTTCTTCTTCGTGGCCCGTACGACGATCCTGGAGGAGGTCGCCAAGTTCCGCGCGGCGCGCCGGATCTGGGCGCGGGTGATGCGGGAGGAGTTCGGCGCACGGAACCCCAAGTCACTGATGCTGCGCTTCCACACGCAGACGGCCGGGGTGCAGCTGACGGCCCAGCAGCCGGAGGTGAACCTGGTGCGCGTGGCGGTGCAGGGCCTCGCCGCGGTCCTGGGCGGCACCCAGTCCCTGCACACCAACTCCTTCGACGAGGCCATCGCCCTGCCGACCGACAAGAGCGCCCGGCTGGCCCTGCGCACCCAGCAGGTCCTGGCGCACGAGACGGACGTGACGGCCACCGTGGACCCCTTCGCGGGCTCCTACGCCGTCGAGCGGATGACGGACGACGTGGAGGCCGCGGCCGTCGAGCTGATGGCCAAGGTCGAGGAGCTGGGCGGCGCGGTCGGCGCCATCGAGCGGGGCTTCCAGAAGAACGAGATCGAGCGCAACGCCTACCGCATCGCGCGGGAGACCGACTCCGGCGAACGGGTGGTGGTCGGCCTCAACCGCTTCCAGCTCGACGAGGAGGAGCCGTACGAGCCGCTGCGCGTCGACCCCGCCATCGAGGCCCGGCAGGCCGAACGCCTGGCCGCGCTGCGCGCGGAGCGCGACCGGCCGGCGGTGGACGCGGCCCTCGCGGCCCTGAAGAAGACCGCCGAGGGCGACGACAACGTCCTGTATCCGATGAGGGAGGCACTGAGGAACCGGGCGACGGTCGGCGAGGTGTGCAACGCGCTGCGCGGGGTGTGGGGGGCCTACGCGCCGTCGGACGCCTTCTGA
- a CDS encoding acyltransferase: protein MLVEPPGAPTVPRRRQSSGGRLRALDGLRLVAALMVAAYHYGGRDGEVAEAWGSSPKLQFPTLHEVFAYGCLGVQVFFVISGFVICMSGWGRPLKSFFASRASRLLPAYWVAVVLVTAVFALPMVAYKAVSPSDALVNLTMLQMPLGVDRVLGVCWTLWAEIRFYALFALCVVLPGANRRRVIMFCAGWLLAAVIARNAHMPLLDIVLMPEYAPFFIGGVGLYLVHLDRRDAYGWGIVAVSWLIGQHYAVQSLWHAPDAGGFSYRSATGIILVVTFGFVAVAAIALGWLRWANWRWLTVAGALTYPFYLVHEHLGWVVIHALHRGLGLPSAVTFSLTVASMLLLAWVLNKYVENPLTPRLRAALAKAR from the coding sequence GTGCTGGTCGAACCACCGGGCGCCCCGACCGTCCCGCGGCGCCGGCAGAGCTCCGGGGGCCGGCTGCGCGCCCTCGACGGGCTGCGGCTGGTGGCCGCGCTGATGGTCGCGGCCTACCACTACGGCGGGCGCGACGGCGAGGTCGCCGAGGCCTGGGGGTCCTCGCCGAAGCTCCAGTTCCCCACGCTGCACGAGGTCTTCGCCTACGGCTGCCTCGGCGTCCAGGTGTTCTTCGTGATCAGCGGGTTCGTGATCTGCATGAGCGGCTGGGGCCGGCCGCTGAAGTCGTTCTTCGCCTCCCGCGCCTCCCGGCTGCTGCCGGCCTACTGGGTGGCGGTCGTCCTCGTCACGGCCGTGTTCGCGCTGCCGATGGTGGCGTACAAGGCGGTCTCGCCGAGCGACGCCCTGGTGAACCTGACCATGCTGCAGATGCCGCTGGGCGTGGACCGGGTGCTCGGCGTGTGCTGGACGCTCTGGGCGGAGATCCGCTTCTACGCCCTGTTCGCGCTGTGCGTCGTGCTGCCCGGGGCGAACCGCCGCCGGGTCATCATGTTCTGCGCGGGCTGGCTGCTCGCGGCGGTGATCGCCCGGAACGCGCACATGCCGCTGCTCGACATCGTCCTGATGCCCGAGTACGCCCCCTTCTTCATCGGCGGTGTCGGCCTCTACCTCGTGCACCTCGACCGGCGGGACGCCTACGGCTGGGGCATCGTGGCCGTGAGCTGGCTGATCGGGCAGCACTACGCGGTGCAGAGCCTGTGGCACGCGCCGGACGCGGGCGGCTTCTCGTACCGCTCCGCCACCGGCATCATCCTCGTCGTCACCTTCGGCTTCGTGGCGGTCGCGGCGATCGCGCTGGGCTGGCTGCGCTGGGCGAACTGGCGCTGGCTGACGGTGGCGGGGGCGCTGACGTATCCGTTCTACCTCGTCCACGAACACCTCGGCTGGGTGGTGATCCACGCCCTGCACCGCGGCCTCGGTCTGCCATCGGCGGTGACTTTCTCCCTGACGGTGGCGTCAATGCTGCTGCTCGCATGGGTGCTGAACAAATATGTGGAGAATCCGCTGACGCCACGCCTGCGGGCCGCGCTGGCCAAGGCCCGCTGA
- a CDS encoding RNA polymerase sigma factor gives MLGDDAELTAAVRAAQDGDETAFRTVYRAVHPRLLGYVRTLVGDPDAEDVTSEAWLQIARDLERFTGDADRFRGWAARIARNRALDHIRMRGRRPAIGGDETELTGRAAESDTAGEAIEALATDGTFSLISRLPQDQAEAVVLRVVVGLDAKTAAETLGKRPGAVRTAAHRGLKRLAELLGDNPQADPESAGVLDALPLQREPRGGAVTSAGVTHSVARTQKDV, from the coding sequence GTGCTGGGGGACGACGCGGAGCTGACCGCCGCGGTGCGTGCGGCACAGGACGGAGATGAAACCGCGTTCCGGACTGTGTACCGCGCCGTGCACCCGCGGCTGCTCGGATACGTACGGACGCTGGTCGGCGATCCCGACGCCGAGGACGTGACGTCCGAGGCGTGGCTGCAGATAGCCCGTGACCTGGAGCGGTTCACCGGCGACGCGGACCGCTTCCGCGGCTGGGCCGCCCGGATCGCCCGCAACCGCGCGCTGGACCACATACGCATGCGCGGACGCCGGCCCGCGATCGGTGGTGACGAGACCGAACTGACCGGCCGGGCCGCCGAGTCCGACACGGCCGGCGAGGCCATCGAGGCGCTCGCCACCGACGGCACCTTCTCCCTGATCTCCCGGCTGCCGCAGGACCAGGCCGAGGCGGTCGTGCTGCGCGTGGTCGTGGGCCTCGACGCCAAGACGGCCGCCGAGACGCTGGGCAAGCGCCCGGGCGCGGTCCGCACGGCGGCCCACCGGGGCCTGAAGCGGCTCGCCGAGCTGTTGGGCGACAATCCACAGGCCGATCCGGAATCGGCCGGGGTGCTCGACGCCCTGCCGCTCCAGAGAGAACCGCGCGGCGGTGCGGTGACGTCCGCAGGTGTGACGCACAGCGTTGCGCGGACGCAGAAGGATGTGTGA
- a CDS encoding FAD-dependent oxidoreductase, which produces MDTGVLVVGAGPTGLTLGIDLARRGVAALVAERAETLFPGSRGKGIQPRTMEVFDDLGVLGAIRAAGGPYPVGMVWQDGRRVGEHRMFDPAEPSEDAPYNEPLMVPQWRTQEILRARLEELGGSVAFGREVVGLTQDGGGVRAEFASGEVVTARYAVAADGGRSTVRRLLGIGMTGETVDPSPALVADVRISGLDRDNWHLFPPGGDGDGYLALCPLAGTEDFQLMAGFPDGTAPELSLEGVRKVVAARTHLAPEAVTELRWASDFRPRAALADRFRSGRVFLAGDAAHVHSPAGGQGLNTSVQDAYNLGWKLGAVLRDGADPALLDSYEEERRPVAADVLGLSTRVHRGETRRGDATRQLGLGYRHSPLTHETRPEPGPLRAGDRAPDGTVNGIRLFDTFRGPHWTLLALEGAQAPAGAEAAGGAHAAGEASASGVPVVVRVVRGPAPRVYGPGLYLVRPDGYVGWAGDSAAGLPAYLARFGQGG; this is translated from the coding sequence ATGGACACGGGCGTGCTGGTGGTGGGCGCGGGCCCGACCGGGCTGACGCTCGGCATCGACCTCGCGCGGCGGGGCGTGGCCGCGCTGGTCGCCGAGCGGGCGGAGACGCTGTTCCCGGGCTCGCGCGGCAAGGGGATCCAGCCGCGCACGATGGAGGTCTTCGACGATCTGGGCGTGCTCGGCGCGATCCGCGCGGCGGGCGGCCCCTACCCGGTGGGGATGGTCTGGCAGGACGGCAGGCGGGTGGGCGAGCACCGGATGTTCGACCCGGCCGAGCCGAGTGAGGACGCGCCGTACAACGAGCCGTTGATGGTGCCGCAGTGGCGCACACAGGAGATCCTGCGAGCCCGGCTGGAGGAGCTGGGAGGCTCGGTCGCCTTCGGCCGGGAGGTCGTCGGCCTGACGCAGGACGGGGGCGGGGTGCGCGCGGAGTTCGCCTCCGGGGAGGTCGTCACCGCCCGGTACGCCGTCGCGGCGGACGGCGGCCGCTCGACCGTACGCCGGCTGCTCGGCATCGGCATGACCGGCGAGACCGTCGACCCGAGCCCGGCGCTCGTCGCGGACGTCCGGATCAGCGGCCTGGACCGGGACAACTGGCACCTGTTCCCGCCGGGCGGGGACGGCGACGGCTACCTCGCGCTCTGCCCGCTGGCCGGCACCGAGGACTTCCAGCTGATGGCGGGGTTCCCCGACGGGACCGCCCCGGAGCTGTCGCTGGAGGGCGTACGGAAGGTCGTCGCCGCCCGCACCCACCTCGCGCCGGAGGCCGTGACGGAGCTGCGCTGGGCCTCCGACTTCCGCCCCCGGGCCGCCCTCGCGGACCGCTTCCGCTCCGGGCGGGTCTTCCTCGCGGGCGACGCGGCCCACGTGCACTCCCCGGCCGGCGGCCAGGGCCTCAACACCAGCGTCCAGGACGCCTACAACCTGGGCTGGAAGCTGGGCGCGGTGCTGCGCGACGGCGCGGATCCGGCCCTGCTCGACTCCTACGAGGAGGAGCGGCGGCCCGTCGCGGCGGACGTGCTGGGGCTGTCCACCCGCGTGCACCGCGGCGAGACCCGGCGCGGAGACGCGACCCGCCAACTCGGCCTCGGCTACCGGCACTCGCCCCTCACCCACGAGACCCGCCCCGAGCCCGGCCCACTCCGCGCCGGCGACCGCGCCCCCGACGGAACGGTGAACGGCATCCGCCTCTTCGACACGTTCCGCGGCCCGCACTGGACGCTACTGGCCCTGGAGGGGGCGCAGGCGCCGGCGGGTGCGGAGGCCGCGGGCGGGGCGCACGCCGCGGGCGAGGCGTCGGCTTCGGGGGTCCCGGTGGTGGTGCGTGTCGTGCGGGGGCCCGCGCCCCGGGTGTACGGGCCCGGGCTGTACCTCGTCCGTCCCGACGGCTATGTCGGCTGGGCGGGTGACTCGGCGGCCGGGCTGCCCGCGTACCTGGCCCGCTTCGGCCAGGGCGGGTGA